One Ricinus communis isolate WT05 ecotype wild-type chromosome 7, ASM1957865v1, whole genome shotgun sequence genomic region harbors:
- the LOC8260553 gene encoding putative glucan endo-1,3-beta-glucosidase GVI, with protein MVHPIICIFSAAFLLSIQFHDFAGAQNVGVNYGRVADNLPLPPQVIELCKSKNIQRIRLFDPNPDALKALQDSGIEVILGVVNNDLPTLANDPAFATTWVQINVVPFAATVPFRCIAVGNELISTDLAPSILPAMQAIQNALIAANLRIPVSTTVSQSVLGTSYPPSAGAWSPDAAPIIVPIVQYLQANKYPLLCNVYPYFAYASDPVHIRLDYALINTTEVVVTDGALGYTNLLDAQVDATYAALEKVGANDVETVVSETGWPSGGAETISTIINAQTYNNNLIARLKASTGTPKRPGKVLETYIFAMFNEDLKAAGIEQHFGLFNPDMTEVYPINF; from the exons ATGGTTCATCCAATCATTTGCATTTTTTCAGCAGCTTTCTTGCTTAGCATTCAGTTCCATGACTTTGCTG GAGCTCAAAATGTTGGTGTTAATTATGGCAGAGTTGCGGACAACCTTCCACTCCCACCTCAAGTAATAGAGCTATGCAAATCCAAGAACATTCAAAGGATTCGACTTTTCGACCCGAATCCTGACGCTTTAAAAGCTCTCCAAGATTCAGGAATAGAAGTGATACTTGGAGTTGTAAACAATGATCTTCCAACTTTAGCCAATGACCCTGCATTTGCCACAACTTGGGTTCAGATTAATGTTGTCCCTTTTGCAGCAACTGTACCCTTTCGATGCATAGCTGTAGGAAATGAGTTGATTTCTACTGATCTAGCACCCTCTATTCTCCCTGCAATGCAAGCCATTCAAAATGCATTAATTGCAGCAAACCTGAGAATTCCTGTGTCAACCACTGTATCCCAAAGTGTGCTTGGAACATCTTACCCTCCTTCCGCAGGAGCCTGGAGTCCTGATGCAGCTCCTATCATTGTACCTATAGTTCAATATCTACAAGCTAACAAGTATCCTTTATTATGCAATGTCTATCCTTATTTTGCTTATGCCAGTGACCCTGTACATATTAGGCTAGACTATGCCTTAATCAACACTACTGAAGTGGTCGTGACCGATGGAGCACTAGGATATACAAATTTGCTAGATGCACAAGTGGATGCTACATATGCAGCACTAGAAAAGGTTGGAGCTAATGACGTAGAAACTGTAGTAAGTGAAACAGGATGGCCTTCAGGAGGAGCAGAAACAATATCAACCATCATCAATGCCCAAACGTACAATAATAACTTGATTGCTCGTTTGAAGGCGAGTACTGGAACTCCAAAGAGGCCAGGAAAGGTGCTTGAAACTTATATATTTGCCATGTTCAATGAAGATCTCAAGGCTGCTGGGATTGAGCAGCATTTTGGACTGTTTAATCCAGACATGACAGAAGTCTACCCTATCAATTTTTAA
- the LOC8260554 gene encoding dof zinc finger protein DOF3.4 produces MPSDTCSTETKRLTKPHNNVPGAPPPEHEHLPCPRCDSTNTKFCYYNNYNFSQPRHFCKSCRRYWTHGGTLRDIPIGGGTRKNAKRSRTSSAVVGPITSNPVDHNLPLSATPVLVPLMANQGQFIDGKGNGNNTTANSTVCGSFTSLLNTQGPGFLALGGFGLGLGTGFEDVGFGLGRGVWPFPGVGDGGASLGGGHGGSVGGGAVTGMSNTWHFEGGAENGFVGAGDCFSWPDLAISTPGNGLK; encoded by the coding sequence ATGCCATCAGATACTTGTTCTACTGAAACTAAAAGATTAACCAAACCCCACAACAACGTCCCTGGAGCTCCACCGCCAGAGCACGAACACCTCCCTTGTCCGCGTTGTGACTCTACCAATACCAAGTTCTGCTATTACAATAACTATAACTTCTCTCAGCCACGTCATTTTTGCAAGTCTTGCCGCCGTTACTGGACCCATGGTGGCACTCTCCGTGACATCCCTATTGGCGGCGGCACCCGCAAGAATGCTAAACGGTCACGTACTTCTTCTGCTGTGGTTGGTCCTATCACATCCAACCCAGTTGATCATAATCTCCCATTATCCGCCACCCCTGTGCTGGTGCCTCTCATGGCTAACCAAGGGCAGTTTATTGACGGGAAGGGTAATGGGAATAACACTACTGCTAATTCTACCGTTTGTGGTAGTTTTACTTCTTTGTTGAATACTCAAGGTCCTGGCTTTTTGGCACTAGGAGGGTTTGGTCTTGGTCTTGGGACTGGTTTTGAAGATGTGGGTTTTGGTCTTGGAAGAGGGGTTTGGCCTTTTCCTGGAGTTGGAGATGGTGGTGCTAGTCTTGGTGGTGGTCATGGTGGTAGTGTTGGTGGTGGTGCTGTTACAGGAATGAGTAACACATGGCATTTTGAAGGTGGTGCTGAAAATGGATTTGTTGGTGCTGGTGATTGCTTTTCTTGGCCTGATCTAGCTATTTCAACTCCTGGAAATGGTCTTAAATGA
- the LOC8260552 gene encoding nuclear pore complex protein NUP58 — MSFSLFSTPQPQSQSPFQSQFQQSSPLFPQQQQQQQQFPQFQQQQQPQLQQQQQQQQQQQQQQLYLFTNDKAPASYSTKWADLHPDSQKFLLQIEERILEYRDESQRLDQCSRLYDSAFSYEGFELDAGHIIQELGGISTSMERQKTLLQELMVNVKDMLRNTEMAIRSFMMLRPRFFRPNAGGASNAAAPSQPSGAAAAAGSTGQTASASILPVFDFYSGLPKKPSPFLQQTVARFEKYLGECRQWIEELEQLLLLDSDRNSSHPGTSLLQSLPKVMENLHDFFVHVTSKVESIHQYIESMRTAYLADQRRRGELNDPFLEADRRETAKQEAAAKRVHPTLHLPPNSQPSTQVAGLFASSATPGASVAPQTSAATASASSGSGFSLFSTPSTAASSSLPSSSLFATPTASANVSSLFGSSGASPQPSLFGSSSASLLGPTSTPSLFSGVATPFASSTPPGGSLFSTPFASGAAATSGSSFGTTSKPRPKSRTARR; from the exons ATGTCGTTTTCTCTATTCTCAACTCCACAACCTCAATCTCAATCACCATTTCAATCTCAGTTTCAACAAAGCAGCCCACTTTTCCCTCAGCAACAGCAGCAACAGCAACAATTCCCGCAATTTCAGCAACAGCAGCAACCACAACtgcaacagcagcagcagcaacaacaacaacaacagcaACAACAGTTGTATCTTTTTACTAATGATAAAGCTCCTGCCAGTTACAGTACCAAATGGGCTGATCTCCACCCTGATTCCCAGAAGTTTCTGCTCCAGATCGA GGAGCGGATATTGGAGTACAGGGATGAGAGCCAGAGGCTAGATCAGTGTAGTCGCCTTTATGATTCTGCATTTTCCTATGAGGGTTTTGAGCTTGATGCTGGACATATTATTCAG GAGCTTGGGGGAATCAGTACTTCTATGGAGAGACAAAAAACTCTACTACAGGAGCTTATGGTCAATGTTAAAGATATGTTACGGAACACGGAGATGGCTATCCGTTCTTTCATGATGCTACGCCCTAGGTTCTTTCGTCCCAATGCAGGAGGTGCTTCAAATGCTGCTGCACCATCTCAGCCATCTGGAGCAGCAGCTGCAGCAGGTTCTACTGGTCAAACAGCGTCCGCCTCTATTTTGCCAGTCTTTGATTTCTACAGTGGGCTCCCTAAGAAACCATCACCATTTTTGCAGCAAACAGTTGCTAGATTTGAGAAATATTTGGGTGAATGCCGCCAGTGGATTGAAGAGTTAGAGCAATTGCTCCTCTTAGATTCTGACCGGAACTCTTCCCACCCTGGTACCTCATTATTGCAGTCTCTTCCAAAAGTCATGGAAAATTTGCACGACTTCTTTGTTCATGTCACTTCTAAG GTGGAGAGCATTCATCAGTACATTGAATCTATGAGAACTGCCTATCTGGCTGACCAGCGCCGTCGAGGGGAGTTGAACGATCCATTCCTTGAGGCTGATAGGCGGGAAACAGCAAAGCAAGAAGCTGCTGCTAAGCGGGTACATCCAACTTTGCATTTGCCTCCAAATTCACAGCCTTCAACACAGGTTGCTGGGTTGTTTGCGAGCTCAGCAACTCCTGGAGCATCAGTTGCCCCACAGACATCTGCAGCAACAGCATCCGCATCTTCTGGAAGTGGGTTCTCTCTTTTCAGTACACCTTCTACTGCAGCATCTTCTTCTTTGCCGTCATCATCTTTATTTGCAACACCAACAGCCTCTGCAAATGTATCCTCTTTGTTTGGATCATCTGGTGCTTCCCCACAGCCTTCACTTTTTGGTTCATCATCAGCATCATTACTTGGTCCAACTTCAACTCCCTCCTTGTTTAGCGGTGTTGCTACACCTTTTGCTTCTAGCACACCTCCTGGAGGTTCACTATTTTCAACACCATTTGCATCAG GTGCTGCAGCAACATCAGGATCTAGCTTTGGGACAACATCT AAACCAAGACCAAAATCTCGTACAGCTCGAAGGTAG
- the LOC8260550 gene encoding pentatricopeptide repeat-containing protein At3g50420 — MSTICCLEALIKKCTTINSLKKARQLHALILATTASTSYAQSPYLNNNLIAMYAHCGSRSDAQKLFDRMPRKNAISYNALIAAYCRDSSYETLSFKLFSDMGIQRLRPNGATFTSLLQVCCLLEDWFLGSTLHGQVLQFGYVNDICVQTMLLGMYSDCGDLESACKVFGYAVEKDDVFWNSMISGYLKNDRIKESLSLFGEMVRSGTIFTQFTCSMALNACSKLGYYSQGRIIHAQVIVSNILPDSALQNALLDMYYSCGDRRTALTLFSRIQIPSLISWNSMISWFAKNEEGEKAMGLFVKLLGMSTCKPDEYTFTAIISATGEFRATDYGQPLHAQVIKAGLQWSVFIGNALLSMYFRNSDVEAARGVFSLMEEKDVVLWTEMIMGHCRLGDGESAIKLFCKMRQEGHKSDSFALSGALSVCADLAILKQGQMLHTQAVKTGCEAEISVCGSLVDMYAKNGNLQAAQLIFSQVCNPDLKCWNSMIGGYSHHGMAEEAVMLFAEVLECGLTPDQVTFLSLLSACNHSGLVEKGKFLWDYMKKNGITPGPKHYSCMVSLLSRAGLLDEAEELITESTCSEEHLKLWRTLLSSCVNRRNLTVGARAAKQVLRLDPEDSATYILLSNLYAVTGRWDGVAELRKKIRGLMLEKDPGVSWIEAKNDIHVFSSDDQSNPVIDEAQAEVRRLQRNMIRSVTDEYEFDARI; from the coding sequence ATGAGTACTATCTGTTGCTTAGAAGCTCTAATAAAAAAGTGTACCACAATTAACTCGCTTAAGAAGGCGCGTCAACTACACGCCCTGATCCTAGCCACCACAGCCTCTACCAGCTATGCACAATCTCCTTACCTTAATAATAATCTCATTGCAATGTATGCCCATTGTGGTTCGCGATCGGACGCGCAGAAATTGTTTGATAGAATGCCTCGAAAAAATGCTATTTCTTACAATGCTCTTATTGCAGCGTATTGTAGAGATTCAAGTTATGAGACTTTGAgttttaagttattttcaGATATGGGAATTCAGAGGTTGCGTCCTAATGGTGCAACGTTCACGAGTTTATTGCAAGTTTGTTGTTTGCTAGAGGATTGGTTTTTGGGATCTACACTTCATGGTCAAGTGTTACAGTTTGGGTATGTGAATGATATTTGTGTTCAGACAATGTTGCTTGGTATGTACTCAGATTGTGGGGATTTGGAGTCCGCGTGTAAGGTTTTTGGATATGCAGTGGAAAAGGATGATGTTTTCTGGAATTCTATGATATCTGGCTACTTGAAGAATGATAGGATTAAGGAAAGCCTTAGTTTATTTGGAGAAATGGTAAGGTCTGGTACTATTTTTACCCAGTTCACATGTTCAATGGCATTGAATGCTTGTAGCAAATTGGGATATTATAGTCAGGGACGAATAATTCATGCCCAAGTTATTGTTTCGAATATACTACCTGATTCGGCTTTGCAGAACGCCTTGCTTGACATGTATTATAGCTGTGGTGACAGAAGAACAGCCTTAACTCTCTTTAGTAGAATTCAGATTCCGAGTTTAATTTCTTGGAATTCAATGATTTCCTGGTTTGCAAAAAATGAAGAGGGAGAGAAAGCTATGGGTCTGTTTGTCAAGTTGCTTGGTATGTCTACTTGTAAACCAGATGAGTATACTTTTACAGCCATTATTTCAGCAACTGGTGAATTTCGAGCAACTGATTATGGGCAACCTCTCCATGCCCAAGTTATTAAAGCAGGGCTGCAGTGGAGTGTCTTCATAGGAAATGCTCTGTTGTCGATGTATTTTAGAAACAGTGACGTTGAAGCCGCTCGAGGGGTTTTCAGTTTGATGGAAGAGAAAGATGTTGTTCTTTGGACTGAAATGATTATGGGTCACTGTAGATTGGGTGATGGAGAAAGtgcaataaaattattttgcaaGATGCGTCAGGAAGGCCATAAGAGTGACAGTTTTGCTCTAAGTGGAGCTCTGAGTGTCTGTGCTGACCTTGCAATTTTAAAGCAAGGACAAATGCTTCATACTCAGGCTGTTAAAACAGGATGTGAAGCTGAAATATCTGTTTGTGGAAGTCTTGTAGATATGTATGCTAAAAATGGTAACCTTCAAGCGGCACAGTTGATTTTTTCCCAAGTTTGTAACCCTGATCTGAAATGCTGGAATTCAATGATCGGTGGATATAGTCATCATGGAATGGCAGAGGAAGCAGTAATGCTCTTTGCTGAGGTTTTAGAATGTGGTCTAACACCAGATCAAGTGACATTTCTGTCCCTACTATCTGCCTGCAACCATAGTGGCTTGGTTGAGAAGGGAAAATTCTTGTGGGATTATATGAAGAAGAATGGCATTACGCCTGGTCCTAAGCACTATAGTTGCATGGTAAGTTTATTAAGTCGAGCAGGATTACTGGATGAGGCAGAAGAGCTTATTACTGAATCAACCTGTAGTGAAGAGCATTTGAAACTATGGAGAACTTTGCTGAGCTCTTGTGTGAATAGAAGGAATTTAACAGTAGGAGCTCGCGCAGCAAAACAAGTGTTAAGATTAGATCCAGAAGATAGTGCAACTTATATTTTGCTTTCAAATCTTTATGCTGTTACAGGGAGATGGGATGGTGTTGCAGAATTGAGGAAAAAGATAAGAGGTTTGATGTTGGAAAAAGACCCGGGCGTAAGCTGGATAGAGGCCAAGAATGATATTCATGTGTTCTCTTCTGACGACCAATCAAACCCAGTGATTGATGAGGCACAAGCTGAAGTGCGTAGACTACAAAGGAACATGATCAGATCAGTTACAGATGAATATGAATTTGATGCAAGGATATAA